In bacterium, the sequence GCTCTCGCTTCGTGAGGCAAGCTAGCCTAACTGACAGCGACATCTCTTTTGGGAATAACTCAGGAGACGGAGTCCCGTGCTCCACAAATATCACCGGCCCCGGCAAGCTATCTCGCCAGTAGTAGAACGGCAGCGACTCGAGTATCCAAACGTCAATCCGCCGCCGCTTGAGTGAGCCAATTGCATGTTCGAAGAACTCCTGCGAGAAAACGTCCGACAATCTCTCGCTCTCAGCGAGTGGCACAATCTCGTAGTTGACGGACTTATTGTAGATAGCGTCCACCGCCCCCGTGAACACAGTAACATCGTAGCCACGCCTCGACAGGCCACTTGCTGTCTGGTGAACGACCAGGTCAACCCCGTAGCCCAGCTTCATCCGCTCGGTCAAAATGCCCACCGTGGGCCTCCGTAACCCCGCCTCCTTCCGACGATCGTCGCTGCCTTGCTCGGCCTGGAGGACGAGGTGAGTCTTGACTATCGTGGAGATGATAACCTCTGCCTCCTCCCTTGACGTGGAGAATCTCTCGCAGAGTCGCTTAAGAACGTTCTGCCGGTTGATATTCTCAAGCGCGAAAAGAAAGGCCGGGTCGAGAAAGAACGAGGAGCCGTCTGCGCGAACGACTTCGCGGTGAGTCTTGCCCGAGACCATCTCCAAACGGTCTGTGATTGTGCAGTTGAGCCTGAAGAACATGATCACTATTCGTCGGAAGAGGAGATGTGTAACAACCTGGCCAGTCTCTTTAGGCCGCGGTATGAGCGAAAGCCAAACGACGCCTCGATCTTGTCCAGCTGCGCTCTGAGCCGCCCACGTTCACCCTCAACCTCCCCAAGACTGTCTCGCAAATCCTCGAGCTCGCTCTGCATTAGCGCGATTGCGTCGGCATGCTCGCCCTGAAGTGCTGCCATGGTCTCCTGTAGCTCACTTATCCGCTCCTGATGCGCAATGATGTCATCTTTTCTTGCCTCCGCCAGCGTCTCGAAGCGCCTCACCAGACCGTCTTTCTCCGTGATGGATGCCTCAGCTCGCTCGAGCATCGCGTCTCGGTCGGCGATCGACTGAAGCGCGTCCGAGATTACGTCCTCTTTCTCAGCGAGCACCCGGTCACGCTCCTTGATGTCTGCGTCTTTAACTAGAGCCGCAGCGATAGCGTCCGCGGGCTGCTTCTTTAGCTTGGCGAGTTCCTCGTCCAGCCGCGCAATCTCCTCCGAGCGGTCCTTCAGAGCACCTTCAAGGCCCTGGATGTGCTTCCGGTCCGCTGCCCGTGCCAAGTGAAGCCTATCTAGCTCCTCGCAAAACCGTTCCTGAACCGATCTCATCTGCTCGTTGACAAGCGGGCCGGGCCGCTCCTCTCCCAAGACTTTGCCAAGTCCAAAGGACTCCACAAGCGTCTTCTCAACCGCGAAGTAGCGACTGTTGAAAAACGACGGAAAGAAGAAGCCGGGAAAGCGATTCAGAATCTCATCGTCCCCTCGCCGCCTAAGGCCTTGGCAATCAGCACGCGATTTTAGTATCTCTTTCAGGTGTGAGGCGACGTTCAGCACGGCCAGCGGCCCCGCAAGCGCGCTCGAGGGCACGCACACCTCGCCGCCAAGCGAGTTGAGGACGTCTAGCACATCGCTGATCTTGCCCTTCGCAGCGTCAAAGAGTGCGTTCTTGCGCAGCAGCGCGTCCTGAGCTCGCAGGACGAGCCGAGCTGGGTTCATAAAGAGCGATGCGGAAAGAACTCGCCCGAGGTTCTGTTCCTGAAGGTTTTTGAGAACAAAAGTGAGCGCGTTTTTCTCTGCCAGAAAGGCCATTGCAGCATCCGATAAGAATCTGGCTGCCGTCCCATGGTGGACGTGATAGCCGACCGTCTTCCTTGTCAGCAGCACGCAATAGCCCGAAAGCCAAAAGCGATACCCAAGATCGACGTCCTCGAAATAGGCGAAGAACGACTCGTCGAATCCGCCAACATGCAAGAACGCCTGGCGATCAACGACCATCGCTCCCCCACACGCAAAGGCCGTCTCTTCCGTCAGTTCAAGGTCTTTGTCAGCCTCCGCATTTAGCGGGCTGCCAAAACGAACCTGCTGGCCAAAGCCGTAGAAGTTCACCGTGCCGCCGTCGAAATCGATCTTGGCTCCATCCTTGCTGAGAAGCCTACTCCCCACGCACGCTACATCCTTTTCGCTACCAAAGAGCGGCAGTATCGCCAGAAGCCAGCCCGGCGCCAGCACAACGTCCGTGTTCACGAACGCAACGAACCGGGACTCTGCCGCCTCCGCGCCCTGATTGGCGGCCCGAGCAAAGCCGGCATTCTGTGCATTTTCAATCAGCTTGGCCGCCGGGAACTCGCTCTTGATGAGCGCCACAGAATCATCCTTGGAGCCGTTATCAACGACTATGACATCAGCATCCCCCTGCGACTGTATCGCCATGAGGCAATCATGAAGGTAGCGACTGCCGTTGAAGTTGATAACTACAAATGTTGTGTCTGTTTTCAATAGACGGCCCGCAAGGAGTTGAGGACAAACCACCATGTCGATCGGCGCCGCCAAAACAGCAGAACCGACCTCACTGAAACATTAGCTAGAGTATCGGCTCGCTTGTTGCCAGTCAAGGACGGAGGCTATTCCACAAGTCAGTGGTGCGTTTGCTCAGGACCGCTCACCCAAACATCATCCAGCTGTCTAGGCCAAATGCCCGAGGCCGCGACGCTTGAGCTCTTCCACCACAGTCCGGACCTCCTCTGTTCTATCCCTCTTGCAGATCAGAATCGCGTCATCCGAATCCACAACCACGACGTCCTCAACGCCCACCATCGCCACAAGACGCTTGTCCGAAAAGGCGATGCACCTATTGGAGCCAATTGATATGAACTCGCAGTTCGAGGCGCAGCCGGCCTCGTCGCTCTGCCAGATGCTCGCCAACGACTCCCAGCTGCCTACATCGTCCCAGCCCATGTCGGATTCGATGACGAGAACCTGCTCGGCCTTCTGCATGACGCCGTAGTCGATCGAGATGGGCTTCATCGCGGCGTAAGTCTCGGCAAGCCGCCTGTCAAACCCATCTTTGCCAAGGCCGGGCCTGAGGCTTTCAAGCGCAGAGCCAAGCTCGGGAAGCTGAATTGCTATCTCCTGAAGGACCCTCTCTGCCCGCCAGAAGAACATCCCTGCATTCCACAGGAAACTGCCGTCGGCAAGCATCTCGCGAGCATCCTCAAGCGATGGCTTCTCGACGAACTTGCTGACCTCAAAAACGTCGGGGCCTTCCATTTCTAGGTCATCGCAGCGCCGTGCTTTCTCGATGTATCCAAATCCCATGGAGGGCCGTTTAGGCGCTACCCCAACGGCAATAAGCGATTCGGGGCGCGCCTCGAGCTGCCGGGCGGCAAGCCTTATCACCTGCTCAAACCGGTCCCTATCGGCAACGACGTGGTCTGCTGGCATAACCGCCATTGTCGCATCCGGGCAGCGCTCGCGCAGAACGATAGCGGCGAGGCCGATGCACGGCGCTGTGTTCCTGCCCACAGGCTCAGCGATAATGTTTCCGGGCGGTATTAGAGGAAGGAGCTCGCTGACCGCATTTGCCTGCTCCGCCAGAGTGACGACTAGTATGTTTTTGGGGTCTATGACGCCTGAAATCCGCTCGACCGTTATCTCGAGCATCGTCTTGTCGCCGACCAACCGGAGGAGGTGCTTCGGCCTGTGCCTGCGACTCTGAGGCCAAAGCCGCGCGCCACACCCACCGGCCATGATTACGCCAAACATCGGCCCGCTCACTGTAAATCCTCCTTGCCAAGCCCCCAATGCACTATCCGTATCTTGAAGAGCCCAATGCCCATCTTTAATGGGTCCCTCAAGACGCGAACCTTCGTCTCCCTGTCGTCCGCCCAAGAAACAGGCACTTCAACGACTTTCAGCCCAAGTCTCCTAGCAAGAAACAGCTGCTCAACATCGAAAACAAAGCCCGACATGACCTGGCGTGAAGCTATCGCCTTCGCAGCTTTCCCTTTATACATCTTGAACCCACACTGGGTGTCGCGATAACCCCTAATAACAATCAGCGAAGTCAGCAACCCAAACAATAAACCCATGAGGCGCCTGTAAAACGGTTGGGGGTCAACCTCAGAATCCGGGAGGCGCCGCGAGCCGATCGCCACGTCGTATCCCCTGTCAAGCCACGAGGCGAGCTTATCGGCCTGACCAATGGGCGCAGAGAGGTCAGCGTCCGTAAAGAGGACACGCTCGCCCAGAGCGAGCTCGAGCCCGCGTGCTACGGAGAACCCCTTCCCAACGTTTGCAGCATTAGAGACGACCCGATATAGAACTTTGTCCGTTCGCTTAGCCACTGTCTCGCCAAACTCTCGAGCGAGAGAAAATGTTCTGTCGGTGCTGCCATCATCGACCACTATTATCTCGCTTGCGAGGTCTCGGGATACCAGGTAGTCAAGCACCGAGTGCAAGCCCCTCGGAAGCCGCCTTTCCTCGTTGTAGGCCGGAATCACGACGGACATACATGGGGCATCACTCATTCCTGTCATCAAACCGTTACCACATCGAACCTCTCAGGATGCAAGGCGGGATCGGCATTTATGAGCACGCGCTTATTAAACATCTTCTCGAACTCGATTATTATGTCCTTTGATTTAGTCTGAAGCATGTTCGCCACCGATGGGTGCGCCCGGACAAGTATCTCCTTTTGAGCCGAGAACTCCGCGACCCGGCGGATCTCACGCTGGACCTCGTAACAGATTGTCGTTCTCGACTTGATCCGACCGGTCCCCCTGCATAGCGGGCATTTCTCGCTGAGTATCCTCTCCAAGCTCTCTCTAACGCGCTTCCGCGTCATCTCGACAAGGCCCAGGCTCGATATCTCCGTGATCGAGGTCTTGCTGCGGTCTTTCTTGAGCTCAGCCGAGAGCGCCGCAAGAACGCGTTCCTTGTTCTTCTCACTCGCCATATCGATGAAGTCGATGATGATGATGCCACCCAGGTCCCGAAGCCTGAGCTGTCTTGCGAGCTCCTTTGCGGCCTCCAGATTGATATTCAGCAACGTCTCCTCGAGGCTCTCCTTGCCAACATACTTGCCTGTGTTCACGTCGATTGAGACAAGCGCCTCGGTCTGATCGATGACGAGAAATCCTCCTGAGCGCAGCCAGACCTTAGGACGCAATGCTCTTTGTATCTCGCTCTCTATCCCGTATTCGTCAAATATCGGCGTGTCCTTAACAAACAGCTTGATCCGATGTGCCATGCCCGGAAGCAACTCGTCCACGTATTCCACGCACTTCTGGTAGGTCTCCTCCGAATCGGTTACTACGCGCTCAACATCCGATGTGAAGAAGTCCCGGATCGTCCTGAGAATCGGGTCTGGCTCCTTGTAGATCAGGCTCGGTGCTGGCGCTGTGTCGCTTTTTCTGAGAATCTGCTGCCAGAGCTTCGTCAGGAACTCTATATCGGAGCGGAACTCCTCCTCTCCTTTACCAGCGGCGAGGGTGCGGATAATGATGCCAACACCCGAACGCCTAAGAGGCCCAACGATCTCTTTCAGACGCTTCCGCTCCTCCACGTCCTCGATGCGCCTAGAGATCGCCACGTGGTCCATCGACGGCTGTAAGACCGAAAACCTGCCGGCTAGCGAAATGAATGACGAGGCGCGAGCGCCCTTCGCCCCAATGGGATCCTTCGTGATCTGCACAGCTATTGTCTGCCCGGGCACAAGAAGCTGTTCAATTGATTGGTCAGACTTAGCCTTCACGTGGAAGCACTGCTCATCTGTCGCCCCAGCCTCCGCAGAACCCATCATCAGCCGCTCATACTCGTCCATCGTGTCATAGACGTCCGATACGTAGAGAAATACGTCGCGCTCCAGACCAACATTCACGAATGCAGCCTGCATGCCCGGCAGAACGCGCGTCACTCGCCCCTTGTAAACATTGCCAACCAGCGTCATGTTCTCGCGCCGTGCCACATAAAGCTCCACCAGTATGTCGTTTTCCATAATGCCGATACGGGTCTCACCGGCCTCGGCGTTGATGATTATCTTCCTATTCACTTGCCCGATTCCTGAACACTCTGGCGACTTCGCTCCTTGATCCGGTCGATCCTGGCCCGAGCCTGCTTGCTCCAAAGCGAGCCCGGATACTTCTCGATTATCTTCTCATAGACCCGGACTGCCTCGTCAAAATCGCCCTTGACCTCGTAGCACTCGCCAACGTTTGCCCTGGCGCTCGTCACCCATGGAACCGCCGCCTCCTGCGTATAACTGTAGGAAAGGTCAAGATACCTGAGAATCGCCTCATCGAACCGCCCCTGCTCCTGAAGCGTGTGCGCAAACCAGAACTGAGCCTCGACCGTGTATCGAGCCTGGCAGCTATCGTCGGAGATGACGATGGAAAGCGCTGACTGAGCCAACTTGAACTTACCCATCTTGCGAAGGTTATCACCGACCGCCACAAGCTCTTCGCACAACCCTTTCACATCGCCGTACTCCGTAACCAGCAACCCGTAGTAATCAATCGCGAGGTCCGAATCCCCGAGCCGCCGATACGCCTGACCCACGCGAAACAACAGCAGCGCCTCATCTCGCCGATTCTCGCGAACCGGATGGTTGAGCCGCTTGTAGCACTCTACGGCCTGCCTCGGCTTGTCCCGCTGGAACCAGATATCACCCAAAAGCGCTAGACTCTCCTGCTTGAGGCGAGGGGCTGCGGCTTGGTCAGAAACGACAGGAGACAGGGCATCCTCGGCCGCGCCCAGCTTCTTTCGTGCCATGCAAGCTCGAGCAAGCAGAAGCCTGGATGCGTAAAGCAGCTTGCTCTGGGGATTGATCCCGATCTGCTTACTCAGCAGCCGGCAAGCCTTTCCGAGCTTCCCCTCACTGAAAGCGACCTCAGCACGCTTGAACGTCTGCTCAACCCCTAAAAACGCCCCCGGCTCGTGCTCTCGAAACTCGGCAATTGAAACCACCGATTTGGCGAAGCTACCCTCCTGCATAAATGCCTTGCGCACCAATTCCTCCGCCACTGTCGCGAATGGCCAGCCAACATCAAGTGACCTCAATGCCTCCGCACAGCCCGCAGCGTCCCCTGGCCTCCCCTCGGCGGCGCTGCACTGGCACGCCTGCACATAGCAAAGCGAGGCCAGCTGCGGGTCGTCCATCTCGCGAGCAAGCTCCTTGAAACACTCGGCGGCCTTTCTG encodes:
- a CDS encoding glycosyltransferase, with the translated sequence MKTDTTFVVINFNGSRYLHDCLMAIQSQGDADVIVVDNGSKDDSVALIKSEFPAAKLIENAQNAGFARAANQGAEAAESRFVAFVNTDVVLAPGWLLAILPLFGSEKDVACVGSRLLSKDGAKIDFDGGTVNFYGFGQQVRFGSPLNAEADKDLELTEETAFACGGAMVVDRQAFLHVGGFDESFFAYFEDVDLGYRFWLSGYCVLLTRKTVGYHVHHGTAARFLSDAAMAFLAEKNALTFVLKNLQEQNLGRVLSASLFMNPARLVLRAQDALLRKNALFDAAKGKISDVLDVLNSLGGEVCVPSSALAGPLAVLNVASHLKEILKSRADCQGLRRRGDDEILNRFPGFFFPSFFNSRYFAVEKTLVESFGLGKVLGEERPGPLVNEQMRSVQERFCEELDRLHLARAADRKHIQGLEGALKDRSEEIARLDEELAKLKKQPADAIAAALVKDADIKERDRVLAEKEDVISDALQSIADRDAMLERAEASITEKDGLVRRFETLAEARKDDIIAHQERISELQETMAALQGEHADAIALMQSELEDLRDSLGEVEGERGRLRAQLDKIEASFGFRSYRGLKRLARLLHISSSDE
- a CDS encoding mannose-1-phosphate guanylyltransferase, whose translation is MSGPMFGVIMAGGCGARLWPQSRRHRPKHLLRLVGDKTMLEITVERISGVIDPKNILVVTLAEQANAVSELLPLIPPGNIIAEPVGRNTAPCIGLAAIVLRERCPDATMAVMPADHVVADRDRFEQVIRLAARQLEARPESLIAVGVAPKRPSMGFGYIEKARRCDDLEMEGPDVFEVSKFVEKPSLEDAREMLADGSFLWNAGMFFWRAERVLQEIAIQLPELGSALESLRPGLGKDGFDRRLAETYAAMKPISIDYGVMQKAEQVLVIESDMGWDDVGSWESLASIWQSDEAGCASNCEFISIGSNRCIAFSDKRLVAMVGVEDVVVVDSDDAILICKRDRTEEVRTVVEELKRRGLGHLA
- a CDS encoding dolichyl-phosphate beta-glucosyltransferase; the encoded protein is MSDAPCMSVVIPAYNEERRLPRGLHSVLDYLVSRDLASEIIVVDDGSTDRTFSLAREFGETVAKRTDKVLYRVVSNAANVGKGFSVARGLELALGERVLFTDADLSAPIGQADKLASWLDRGYDVAIGSRRLPDSEVDPQPFYRRLMGLLFGLLTSLIVIRGYRDTQCGFKMYKGKAAKAIASRQVMSGFVFDVEQLFLARRLGLKVVEVPVSWADDRETKVRVLRDPLKMGIGLFKIRIVHWGLGKEDLQ
- a CDS encoding Rne/Rng family ribonuclease, giving the protein MNRKIIINAEAGETRIGIMENDILVELYVARRENMTLVGNVYKGRVTRVLPGMQAAFVNVGLERDVFLYVSDVYDTMDEYERLMMGSAEAGATDEQCFHVKAKSDQSIEQLLVPGQTIAVQITKDPIGAKGARASSFISLAGRFSVLQPSMDHVAISRRIEDVEERKRLKEIVGPLRRSGVGIIIRTLAAGKGEEEFRSDIEFLTKLWQQILRKSDTAPAPSLIYKEPDPILRTIRDFFTSDVERVVTDSEETYQKCVEYVDELLPGMAHRIKLFVKDTPIFDEYGIESEIQRALRPKVWLRSGGFLVIDQTEALVSIDVNTGKYVGKESLEETLLNINLEAAKELARQLRLRDLGGIIIIDFIDMASEKNKERVLAALSAELKKDRSKTSITEISSLGLVEMTRKRVRESLERILSEKCPLCRGTGRIKSRTTICYEVQREIRRVAEFSAQKEILVRAHPSVANMLQTKSKDIIIEFEKMFNKRVLINADPALHPERFDVVTV